The following coding sequences are from one bacterium SCSIO 12741 window:
- a CDS encoding T9SS type A sorting domain-containing protein gives MKNLYAALLILILSPALWAQKVPSICTGPDSVVQFYQDDADRLALNYLQKLKHPLYDSVEISKAHSDTILDALIAVYNATSLPARDTVVDRFNIHSFPYPNLRNFSVSADSTLNWMQQLKNGIIPTGNSTIDSLMNRYHIQLDFYYSYRLPMPFHTAYMKCDSNTNIQALTEAFNPIPGVHWAELESVYGDGYSIQSSINSDHVELIYSIGWGDCPSGCINRRFWKFKVYYDCSVEFCGSYGDVLSSPSLPSVYQSIRIFPNPFSNQLHFKGVDLNSEFTLYDPAGREVKTGTLSGSELSGLEELKPGPYFIRVQSKGEIMTFRLIKE, from the coding sequence ATGAAAAACCTCTATGCTGCCCTACTCATTTTGATTCTTTCGCCTGCATTGTGGGCTCAAAAGGTTCCTTCCATTTGTACAGGTCCTGATAGTGTGGTTCAGTTCTATCAGGATGATGCTGATCGATTAGCCTTGAATTATCTCCAAAAGCTGAAACATCCTCTCTACGATAGTGTGGAAATATCAAAAGCCCATTCCGATACCATTTTAGACGCCCTCATTGCCGTTTATAATGCCACCTCCTTACCAGCTCGGGATACGGTGGTTGATCGTTTTAACATCCATTCCTTCCCCTATCCAAACCTCAGAAATTTTTCGGTCAGCGCGGACTCAACTTTAAACTGGATGCAACAACTAAAAAATGGAATTATTCCAACCGGAAACTCCACCATCGATAGTTTGATGAATCGGTACCACATCCAACTGGACTTTTACTATTCCTACCGCCTTCCAATGCCATTTCATACGGCTTATATGAAATGCGACAGCAATACCAACATCCAGGCTTTAACCGAAGCATTTAACCCTATTCCAGGGGTACATTGGGCTGAACTTGAATCGGTATATGGGGATGGATATTCGATTCAAAGTTCCATCAATTCTGACCATGTAGAACTCATCTATTCGATCGGCTGGGGTGATTGTCCATCGGGATGCATCAATCGACGTTTTTGGAAGTTTAAGGTCTACTACGATTGTTCGGTAGAATTCTGCGGGAGTTATGGAGATGTTTTGTCCTCCCCATCTCTTCCATCAGTGTACCAATCAATAAGAATATTTCCTAATCCATTCTCGAATCAACTCCACTTTAAAGGCGTCGACCTGAACAGCGAATTTACCCTATACGATCCCGCCGGGCGTGAAGTAAAAACGGGAACACTGAGTGGAAGCGAGCTCTCCGGATTGGAAGAATTAAAACCCGGACCCTATTTCATTCGGGTCCAAAGCAAAGGTGAGATCATGACCTTCCGATTGATCAAAGAATAA
- a CDS encoding T9SS type A sorting domain-containing protein, translating into MKKLSFLLLFLGVYATVSAQRSYLQGMDLNTFNLTNAHPCFCHSDGALMSANHTQGNEFLLNRVLYNGDTAWVKWFKTLDPMLSTRVLKTSRLYKNNDYFWLVAGYEEISGGIENGLVMIVDDHGQIIKKINFDGVNNKNHVLDILQAGNHIYITGHSRDILNETYSNDGRGFIIKLDLNLNIVWDYWFDSGATPNDYDMAEDITYIETRGNGDVVLFVTGSRNKNNTTGQSTTLALFLEDKGSTCNFSDVSFVDTVATPAFRQWGADALVHDQKLYLLWNNEDYHHMQIMPFDISMQSPQFNNSMVTDVNGGHSFSTGFQLFADPSDPEYLLAFGYGAGANSATVFLRPFYAQIHKDGMAGDPNIFFMEGTYANARPIWHPNDIYSLMPYYMFETPSQGGYESGSNYTPDFVDFTGDHLNALHYHTAGTSPSAVENFHLTPGSWHCGEYGSTGSFGSFGYKPLPPVTFSNSIANSYTSNVWVENWSVAYLDCQPITPEDRFGYGPDEWNGICKGTYCFPSSGGGGGILFPKKEVTSTEEAKEEIQNLSVFPNPAADYVQINGLQEDVSTDIYLYDLNGATVAEFHGQSAENTRLNTQEVQAGTYILKVNQGDAQSTLRVIIQK; encoded by the coding sequence ATGAAAAAACTATCCTTTTTGCTCCTTTTCTTAGGAGTTTATGCAACTGTTTCAGCCCAGCGATCCTATTTACAAGGAATGGATTTGAACACCTTTAACTTAACCAATGCCCATCCCTGCTTTTGCCATTCCGACGGGGCGTTAATGTCAGCCAATCACACCCAGGGAAATGAGTTTCTGCTCAATAGAGTCCTCTACAATGGGGATACCGCTTGGGTAAAATGGTTTAAAACCCTTGATCCCATGTTATCTACCCGGGTGCTTAAAACCTCGCGGCTGTATAAGAATAACGATTACTTCTGGTTGGTTGCCGGTTATGAGGAAATTAGCGGGGGTATAGAAAATGGTCTGGTCATGATTGTGGACGACCACGGGCAAATCATCAAAAAAATCAATTTTGATGGGGTCAACAACAAAAACCATGTACTTGATATTCTTCAGGCAGGTAACCATATCTACATTACGGGTCATAGTAGGGATATTTTGAACGAGACCTATTCGAATGATGGCCGAGGATTCATTATCAAGCTTGATTTAAATCTCAATATAGTTTGGGATTATTGGTTTGATTCCGGAGCTACGCCAAATGATTATGATATGGCCGAGGATATTACCTACATAGAAACTCGTGGTAATGGAGATGTAGTCTTGTTTGTTACTGGTTCGAGAAATAAGAACAATACCACCGGGCAATCCACCACCTTGGCTTTGTTTTTAGAAGACAAGGGATCTACTTGTAATTTTTCAGATGTATCCTTTGTGGATACGGTGGCTACACCAGCATTCCGTCAGTGGGGTGCAGATGCCTTGGTTCATGATCAAAAGCTCTACTTACTCTGGAATAATGAAGATTACCACCACATGCAAATTATGCCTTTTGACATTTCGATGCAATCGCCTCAGTTCAACAATTCAATGGTTACTGATGTTAACGGCGGTCATTCTTTTTCTACGGGTTTTCAGTTATTCGCTGATCCTTCTGATCCTGAATATCTCTTAGCCTTCGGATATGGTGCAGGAGCCAACAGCGCTACGGTTTTTTTACGCCCTTTTTACGCTCAAATTCATAAAGATGGCATGGCGGGAGATCCCAATATCTTCTTTATGGAAGGCACCTATGCGAATGCCAGGCCAATTTGGCATCCGAATGATATTTATAGCTTAATGCCCTATTACATGTTCGAAACTCCCTCACAGGGAGGTTACGAGTCAGGATCGAATTATACTCCGGATTTTGTTGATTTTACCGGGGATCATTTGAATGCCCTTCATTATCATACAGCTGGAACTTCCCCTTCTGCTGTAGAGAATTTTCACCTTACACCTGGATCGTGGCATTGCGGAGAATATGGCTCAACAGGTTCATTTGGATCTTTTGGTTATAAGCCACTGCCTCCGGTTACATTCAGCAATTCTATCGCCAATTCCTATACGTCGAATGTATGGGTAGAAAACTGGAGCGTTGCATACCTGGATTGTCAGCCCATTACTCCGGAAGATAGATTTGGTTATGGTCCGGATGAATGGAACGGTATCTGCAAAGGCACTTATTGTTTCCCATCCTCCGGAGGTGGCGGAGGTATACTCTTCCCGAAGAAAGAAGTGACTTCAACGGAAGAAGCGAAAGAAGAAATTCAAAATCTATCCGTTTTTCCTAATCCTGCTGCGGATTATGTTCAAATCAATGGTTTGCAAGAAGACGTTTCTACCGATATCTACTTGTATGATCTCAATGGTGCCACGGTTGCTGAATTCCATGGTCAAAGTGCAGAGAATACCCGATTGAATACCCAGGAAGTTCAAGCTGGAACTTATATTCTAAAGGTGAATCAAGGGGATGCGCAATCTACCCTTCGGGTAATTATTCAGAAATAG
- a CDS encoding GTP-binding protein, producing MANSSEQQSSSSINRVPVVILNGFLGSGKTTLFRALLAQSRKKNIPVCAIVNDMSELDVDGELIGTTDAVEENSRILESIHSCVLSSKMGIEKLDAAIRKLLSDQNPELLIIETSGSCHPQPLIEYFKDHQQTKLTGVFALVDSLMLAHDYRYGEDLIPIMQHNLANGRRDTVNLLVEQILFCSHLILTKADRIEENKLPTIASHIQRINGFASIHSVFFGKLTLESLFELEEYDYYRVAPLIQELKPILETEEEQERPYNLATRVIKDERPFHPQRLWDTCHQYLDQRIYRSKGFFWLASRDKLSLLWNQAAGGINLEIIGSWRSGIVEDEDHGITEYEIEKLKEMLANETGRFGDRICDLTVIGDQTQVDRFTDALKTCFLTEEEIKLWENGHEFTDPWPKNIVKVR from the coding sequence GTGGCAAATAGTTCTGAACAACAATCGAGCAGTTCAATAAATCGGGTTCCAGTAGTCATACTCAACGGATTTCTGGGTTCCGGCAAAACGACCCTGTTTAGAGCATTGCTGGCTCAATCCAGAAAAAAGAATATTCCGGTTTGCGCCATTGTGAATGACATGAGCGAGCTGGACGTGGACGGTGAATTGATCGGAACAACCGATGCAGTAGAAGAAAATAGCCGCATTTTAGAATCCATTCATTCCTGCGTGCTAAGCAGTAAAATGGGAATTGAAAAGCTTGATGCGGCCATCCGAAAGCTGTTATCTGATCAAAATCCTGAGCTATTGATCATTGAGACATCGGGAAGTTGTCACCCACAACCCTTGATTGAATACTTCAAAGATCACCAACAGACGAAGCTCACCGGAGTGTTTGCTTTGGTGGATAGTTTGATGCTTGCACATGACTATCGTTACGGAGAAGATTTGATTCCAATCATGCAACATAACCTGGCAAATGGCCGTCGAGATACCGTTAATCTGCTGGTAGAACAAATCTTGTTTTGCAGTCATTTGATTCTCACAAAAGCCGATCGGATTGAAGAAAATAAGCTTCCCACAATTGCGTCTCATATTCAAAGGATAAATGGGTTTGCTTCCATTCATTCTGTGTTTTTTGGGAAGTTGACCCTAGAGTCTTTGTTCGAGCTTGAGGAATACGATTATTACCGCGTGGCGCCTCTTATTCAAGAATTAAAACCCATTTTAGAAACCGAAGAGGAGCAAGAAAGACCTTACAATTTGGCAACCCGGGTTATTAAGGACGAACGCCCTTTTCACCCACAACGGCTTTGGGACACTTGCCATCAATACCTCGATCAAAGAATATACCGGAGCAAGGGGTTCTTCTGGTTGGCCAGTCGCGATAAGCTTTCACTTCTCTGGAATCAAGCTGCGGGCGGAATAAATCTGGAAATTATTGGTTCCTGGCGATCTGGAATTGTAGAAGATGAAGATCACGGCATTACCGAATATGAAATCGAGAAATTGAAAGAGATGCTGGCCAACGAAACCGGACGTTTTGGAGATCGTATTTGTGATTTAACCGTGATTGGGGATCAAACTCAAGTCGATCGATTTACCGATGCGTTAAAAACTTGTTTTCTAACCGAGGAAGAAATTAAGCTTTGGGAAAATGGTCACGAGTTTACCGACCCATGGCCCAAGAATATTGTAAAAGTGAGGTAG
- a CDS encoding T9SS type A sorting domain-containing protein, with protein sequence MILKSISGLIVGVLLISSVQLFAQSVPVSGGYQAFKFQIDQVIGGMSNAAERVRITTTLAVEDGYLILGNVEKPNSSNMIVTTVFIAHVDHHGRIPNSNYWVKTYGDSITNQLGHQIIRDYYGNYVVLGEEEDPFQPPSKRIWLFTVDLAGTMSNSKLFNLHVPQGYCSIRGMEIVPTLESSGPSGYAICGFIFDCTMQSNYPFAMRLDNNLGVVWSKYYNQTNAKFLSIAQKKGLGENLIVVGTDGDGIMAELNYANGNLVVNSNINSSGNFYTTGVRSCNKVISTWDGGFVIGSSIGYYSTSSGVMDEFGLHKFDQNGVREWFSEYDEFSSSYHDYLTLEDIREHDDEFEVLLSSNKGLIISRANKFTGSASTSMLYTTGGTSTKFWREVESDVKYQKLSFDPGSIIREGTAVATHFSGNTPLGGIPTTNDRKEFRLIKTDTDLETGATSCQSSILIVNDPHCSQNPAGPCRKFLANAGMVSTNNAGISGGNFNHSVFNGSATPHYYCSEVVYEVFLPEPNDDNQFYPPKRTTGINDLEAGKVDFLVKTISLSGIYNIESSLKYSRLQVLDINGRIVLDTMEQMDQIDISQEEGGVYVVRAVFGSNTVVSSKIVKQ encoded by the coding sequence ATGATTTTAAAAAGTATTTCAGGGCTGATTGTAGGTGTTTTACTGATCAGTAGTGTTCAGCTTTTCGCGCAATCTGTTCCAGTTAGTGGGGGCTATCAGGCCTTTAAATTTCAGATAGATCAGGTCATCGGTGGTATGTCCAATGCAGCTGAAAGAGTTAGAATAACGACCACTTTGGCTGTCGAGGATGGTTATCTGATTTTAGGAAACGTTGAGAAACCCAATTCCAGTAATATGATAGTAACTACAGTTTTTATTGCTCACGTGGATCACCATGGAAGGATTCCAAACTCCAATTATTGGGTAAAAACTTATGGTGATAGTATTACGAATCAATTGGGACATCAAATAATTCGTGATTACTATGGCAATTATGTGGTATTAGGCGAAGAAGAGGATCCTTTTCAACCGCCTTCCAAAAGAATTTGGCTTTTTACAGTGGACTTGGCTGGAACAATGTCCAACTCCAAGCTGTTTAATTTGCATGTCCCTCAAGGTTATTGTTCCATTCGAGGAATGGAGATTGTTCCAACTCTTGAGAGTTCTGGTCCTAGTGGTTATGCGATTTGTGGATTCATTTTTGACTGTACCATGCAGTCCAATTATCCATTTGCCATGAGGCTGGATAATAACCTGGGTGTGGTATGGAGTAAATACTACAACCAAACTAATGCGAAATTTCTATCTATAGCTCAAAAAAAGGGCTTAGGTGAAAACCTTATTGTGGTTGGTACCGACGGAGATGGAATTATGGCCGAATTAAATTATGCTAACGGTAATTTGGTGGTTAATTCAAATATTAATTCCAGTGGTAACTTTTATACAACAGGTGTTAGGAGTTGTAATAAGGTGATCAGTACTTGGGATGGTGGATTTGTAATTGGCTCGTCTATTGGATATTACTCGACGTCCTCAGGTGTAATGGACGAATTTGGTTTACACAAATTTGATCAAAACGGCGTTCGGGAATGGTTCTCAGAGTACGACGAATTCTCGTCTTCTTACCACGATTACTTGACCCTCGAGGATATTCGAGAACATGATGATGAATTTGAAGTACTCCTCTCCTCAAATAAGGGGTTAATAATAAGCCGGGCTAATAAGTTTACTGGATCAGCATCAACCAGTATGCTGTACACAACGGGAGGAACTTCAACAAAGTTTTGGAGAGAGGTTGAATCAGATGTTAAATACCAAAAGTTAAGTTTTGATCCAGGATCAATTATCCGTGAGGGGACTGCCGTAGCCACCCATTTTTCTGGTAACACTCCGTTGGGAGGTATTCCTACAACCAATGACCGCAAGGAGTTTCGATTAATAAAAACAGACACGGACCTCGAAACCGGGGCTACTTCGTGTCAATCATCCATTCTCATTGTCAATGATCCTCATTGTTCCCAAAACCCGGCTGGACCATGTAGAAAATTTTTGGCTAACGCGGGAATGGTCTCGACCAATAACGCCGGTATTTCAGGAGGAAACTTCAATCATAGCGTATTCAATGGATCAGCGACACCTCACTATTACTGCTCTGAAGTAGTGTATGAAGTATTTCTACCGGAACCCAATGATGATAATCAGTTTTACCCTCCAAAAAGGACAACAGGAATTAATGATTTGGAGGCCGGAAAGGTAGATTTTTTGGTTAAAACGATTTCATTATCAGGTATATATAATATCGAGTCTTCTCTGAAATACAGTCGTCTTCAAGTGCTTGATATCAACGGAAGAATAGTTTTGGATACGATGGAGCAGATGGATCAAATTGATATTAGCCAAGAAGAGGGAGGTGTATATGTGGTTCGTGCAGTATTTGGATCGAACACTGTGGTGTCTTCTAAGATTGTAAAACAATAA
- a CDS encoding beta-lactamase family protein gives MKKAVLIAWLVTFTFQSGAQNLTETQLKDSIHSILTKSNTPGAFVTVVSGDSILFQSEFGSSDAEHTQKVTQKSLFALGSISKTFTALAIMKLVGEGKLSLEDELKKIAPEVPFENDWESSHPVKIKHLLSHRSGFDDMHISAIIKKRERELTALDEVMTFEQSYQSNWQPGLVFSYSNPGYVILGYIIEKTSGIPYQEYITKNVLLPLEMENTAYYSTQKNTDITTGFQRNNGKIESSKAPKLIGESAGGLVSCSSDMSKFLQFFLNENKLDSFGIITREQAAIMQQLQSNFEIENHISTGYSLGMCDKDYGQNDVLFKGHNGSIDGFTSDYIFNQELNLGMAVSSNLFQKSNSKILHLLVDHFVDPSLTSNSKAPIKSTDISTYKEWEGTYKMLNGTNGLANLINAPVRTMKLSIKNNSLSIKRFIRDEEVYYHSGNNGFSPEKNEAAYLFLCNNDGEKALVFYEDTFVKINPLAHYLSTGLLCFGLLSGFLLTMLFLGQILTLPFTRTYLSSTKTTGLMALPFWLMSCSIAIYLSNSSFSNLESLGTVTLTSVSLFACSILFPVFSVYGGFKLYKKRLLFKTNGFKVFYLSLYAGVSMFTIYSIYHGWFDLRLWSI, from the coding sequence ATGAAGAAAGCAGTATTAATCGCATGGTTGGTGACTTTCACTTTTCAAAGCGGAGCCCAAAATCTCACGGAAACACAGCTGAAAGACAGTATCCATTCGATTTTGACGAAATCTAATACTCCAGGTGCCTTTGTAACGGTGGTGAGTGGCGATAGCATCTTGTTTCAATCAGAATTTGGCTCTAGCGATGCCGAGCATACCCAAAAAGTAACGCAGAAAAGCCTTTTTGCCCTTGGGTCCATTTCCAAAACTTTTACGGCCCTGGCGATCATGAAACTTGTTGGTGAAGGGAAGCTCAGTTTAGAGGATGAGTTAAAGAAAATAGCCCCCGAAGTTCCATTCGAAAACGACTGGGAATCCAGCCATCCGGTAAAAATAAAACACCTGCTCAGTCACCGTTCTGGATTTGACGATATGCATATCTCGGCCATTATCAAAAAGCGAGAAAGGGAATTAACGGCTCTGGACGAGGTGATGACTTTTGAGCAGAGTTACCAATCGAATTGGCAACCTGGCTTAGTGTTCTCCTACTCCAATCCAGGCTATGTCATTCTCGGGTACATCATTGAAAAGACAAGCGGTATTCCCTACCAAGAATACATCACCAAGAATGTTCTGCTTCCTTTAGAAATGGAAAACACGGCTTATTATTCCACCCAAAAAAACACGGACATAACTACCGGATTTCAACGAAACAATGGAAAAATTGAGTCAAGTAAGGCTCCAAAATTAATTGGAGAATCGGCTGGCGGATTAGTGAGTTGTAGTTCGGATATGTCCAAATTTCTACAGTTCTTTCTGAACGAAAATAAATTAGACTCATTTGGAATAATTACCCGAGAACAGGCCGCTATCATGCAGCAGCTGCAATCCAACTTTGAAATAGAAAACCATATCTCAACTGGATACAGTTTGGGTATGTGTGACAAAGACTATGGCCAGAATGATGTTCTTTTCAAAGGTCATAATGGATCTATAGATGGCTTTACCAGTGATTATATTTTTAATCAGGAACTAAACTTGGGTATGGCCGTAAGTTCCAATCTATTCCAAAAAAGCAATTCCAAAATTCTTCATCTGTTGGTGGATCATTTTGTTGATCCGTCATTAACCTCAAATAGTAAGGCCCCAATCAAATCCACGGATATTTCAACTTACAAAGAATGGGAGGGTACTTATAAGATGCTCAACGGAACTAACGGTCTGGCGAATCTTATCAATGCTCCAGTGAGAACGATGAAACTTTCAATAAAAAACAACTCACTGAGCATTAAACGCTTTATACGTGACGAAGAGGTGTATTACCATTCGGGGAACAACGGTTTTAGCCCTGAAAAAAACGAAGCAGCCTACTTGTTTTTATGCAATAACGACGGTGAAAAAGCACTCGTTTTTTATGAAGACACCTTTGTCAAAATCAATCCTTTAGCCCATTATCTATCTACTGGTTTGTTGTGTTTTGGTTTACTCTCAGGTTTCTTGCTTACGATGCTTTTTTTGGGACAAATACTAACTCTTCCGTTTACAAGGACCTACCTCAGTTCAACCAAAACAACAGGGTTAATGGCTTTACCATTTTGGTTAATGTCCTGTTCTATAGCTATCTATCTGAGTAATTCGTCTTTCTCTAATTTGGAGTCGCTTGGGACAGTGACATTAACCTCTGTTAGCCTGTTTGCATGCTCCATACTCTTTCCGGTATTCTCAGTGTATGGCGGCTTTAAACTCTATAAAAAACGATTGCTTTTTAAAACCAACGGCTTCAAAGTATTCTACCTGAGTTTATATGCAGGGGTATCCATGTTTACGATTTACTCCATCTATCACGGCTGGTTCGATTTACGGTTGTGGAGTATTTAA
- a CDS encoding DUF1700 domain-containing protein, with product MKEIRFQDKTSQKIYDSYIERIKQQTKDLPTEDGFDILMEFNSHIYEGLQKENGDSEADKIVKILHKLGNPEEILKPTIAEKKLTQATQTFNPIHVFKALSLNIANGISYAVFSLLYLLLLGFGFLIFQKLRYPDEVGLYFKDGDFAILGKLGSVSRSHYQEVLGNWFIPVMILSAVILYFMITLLLKQKRKATR from the coding sequence ATGAAGGAAATCAGATTTCAGGATAAAACTTCTCAAAAGATTTACGACAGCTACATTGAACGTATTAAACAGCAAACGAAGGACTTACCTACAGAAGATGGATTCGACATTTTAATGGAATTCAACAGCCACATTTACGAAGGCCTACAAAAGGAAAATGGAGATTCCGAAGCTGATAAAATCGTTAAAATACTCCATAAACTTGGTAACCCAGAGGAGATTCTAAAACCAACCATAGCTGAAAAGAAACTGACTCAAGCTACCCAAACATTCAATCCTATTCATGTCTTTAAGGCACTATCATTAAATATTGCCAATGGCATTTCTTATGCTGTATTTAGCTTGTTGTACTTACTGTTATTGGGATTTGGTTTTTTGATTTTTCAAAAACTGCGATACCCGGATGAAGTAGGGTTGTATTTTAAAGACGGTGATTTTGCCATTCTGGGCAAACTTGGAAGTGTCTCCAGAAGCCATTACCAGGAAGTATTAGGGAATTGGTTCATTCCTGTAATGATCTTAAGTGCCGTGATCCTGTATTTCATGATTACCTTACTCTTAAAGCAAAAACGAAAAGCGACTCGCTAA
- a CDS encoding PadR family transcriptional regulator, giving the protein MNEEFIQKWKSQVKKGTLAFIILNVLKDNQYYGYELIEEVKKFTDIEIAEGTLYPLMNRLKSDGLATSKWIEQPSGIPRKYYTLTEMGEETLDQMREYWKQLDMAINKISR; this is encoded by the coding sequence GTGAATGAGGAGTTTATACAAAAATGGAAATCCCAGGTTAAGAAAGGGACTTTGGCCTTTATCATCCTTAATGTCTTAAAAGACAACCAATACTACGGCTACGAACTTATAGAAGAAGTAAAAAAGTTTACCGATATCGAAATTGCCGAAGGAACTCTTTATCCCCTGATGAATAGATTAAAATCGGATGGTTTGGCCACCTCTAAGTGGATCGAACAACCCTCAGGAATTCCAAGAAAGTACTACACGCTAACGGAAATGGGTGAAGAAACACTGGACCAAATGCGAGAATATTGGAAACAACTGGATATGGCAATCAATAAAATTTCAAGATAA